In the genome of Deltaproteobacteria bacterium, the window GGGCGGAGAGAAACTGGATGCCAAGTTATATCAGCGCATAGGCAAACTTGAAGTTAAGCTTGAGTGGTTGAAAAAAATCTGGATTTGTCGATTAGGCAGAAGTGCCGAGGATGTCCCTCCCGATTTAGACCTACGGTCGTTAGAGCAGATTAGCGAATTGAAATCTCGCGGTGGATCGTGATACGCTTAATTATAATTGCTTGCATTAAATACTTTTTTTGCGAAGAGAATGAGGGATTTAAGAGATTACTTAGAAGACATAATAGATGCGATGCTCAAGTCGCAAGAGTTTATCTCGGGCATGAGTTATGATCAATTCGTTAGCGATGATAAGACTATATTTGCAGTACTAAGATCGCTTGAGGTCATCGGGGAGGCAGCTAAGAATATCCCAAAGGATTTTCGCGAGGAGCACTTAGAAGTCCCGTGGAAGGAGATGGCCGGGATGCGAGATGTGCTGATTCACGCCTATTTCGGAGTTGATAAGCAAACTGTTTGGCTAACGGTTACCGACAAGATTCCCAAATTACTTCCTGAAATTAAAGCATTATTGGAGTAATGCTATGCAGCAAAACCTTCAT includes:
- a CDS encoding DUF86 domain-containing protein encodes the protein MRDLRDYLEDIIDAMLKSQEFISGMSYDQFVSDDKTIFAVLRSLEVIGEAAKNIPKDFREEHLEVPWKEMAGMRDVLIHAYFGVDKQTVWLTVTDKIPKLLPEIKALLE